In the Salmo trutta chromosome 33, fSalTru1.1, whole genome shotgun sequence genome, one interval contains:
- the LOC115172246 gene encoding syntaxin-11 isoform X1, translated as MRDRLVDLKGVAPASSDMDEGGQGQGTDDKEQLEHQSVVFEGEEMMDSIFRQVQSMRKEIALLRLDVKRLGKQNTRFLTSVRRISSIKRDSNALAKGIKTRGEGIYTRLEKIGMQHKQLEEEHGAHSALVRMVRSQYVSLTGAFHEAMSEYNQAEMGQRENCKTRIQRQAKIMGKEVTGDQIEEMVETGKWNVFSDNLLADGRTARSALTEIENRHKELVELESRIKDIHELFFQMALLVEEQGAMVDNIEANVVATTDFVGKAQAQIKLAVKYKKNNPCRKLFCCCCPCCNK; from the coding sequence ATGAGAGACAGACTGGTTGACCTGAAGGGGGTGGCCCCCGCTTCTTCAGACATGGACGAGggaggtcagggtcagggcactGATGACAAGGAACAGCTGGAGCACCAGTCAGTGGTGTTCGAAGGCGAAGAGATGATGGACAGCATCTTCAGACAGGTCCAGTCAATGAGGAAGGAGATCGCTCTGCTCCGGCTGGATGTGAAGCGCCTGGGCAAGCAGAACACCCGATTCCTCACCTCTGTCCGGCGGATCAGCTCCATCAAACGAGACTCCAATGCCCTGGCCAAGGGCATCAAGACCCGGGGGGAGGGCATCTACACACGGCTGGAGAAGATTGGCATGCAGCACAAACAGCTGGAAGAAGAGCATGGTGCCCATTCTGCTCTGGTCCGCATGGTGCGTTCTCAGTATGTTTCTCTCACCGGGGCCTTCCACGAGGCCATGTCTGAGTACAACCAAGCGGAGATGGGCCAGAGGGAGAACTGCAAGACCCGGATCCAGCGCCAGGCAAAGATAATGGGCAAGGAGGTGACCGGAGATCAGATTGAGGAGATGGTCGAGACGGGTAAGTGGAACGTGTTCTCCGACAACCTCCTGGCGGACGGGCGGACGGCGCGATCAGCGCTTACGGAGATCGAGAACCGGCACAAGGAGCTGGTTGAGCTGGAGAGTCGGATCAAGGACATCCATGAGCTGTTCTTCCAGATGGCTCTGCTGGTGGAGGAACAGGGGGCCATGGTGGACAACATAGAGGCCAACGTAGTCGCCACAACAGACTTTGTGGGCAAGGCCCAGGCTCAGATCAAGCTGGCGGTGAAGTACAAGAAGAACAACCCCTGTAGGAAGTTGTTCTGTTGCTGTTGCCCATGCTGCAAcaagtga
- the zbtb24 gene encoding zinc finger and BTB domain-containing protein 24: MSEKTLITPTSLTAIHSTTHKDTILCKFDKLRKRELLCDITLIVEDVHFKAHKALLAASSDYFSLMFTAEEQISQSTYRLDGMAAETFGAVLEFIYSAQVSVEESVTEQLLDLARLLEVSDLVKAHITYPGVEGRGLSNITCPGFEVRPEVNTDSGEGKGLGEGTSSAIQPKRKRGRPRKNEVDMSVKTLEKSNKQEVRSDIINIQDAANEKQQVTVDVTVDCVDPEECLVESHDKLDSPIRDSDDADYDPRSARTRRQSKRKIRPPVKFKGYRVGDRDDTTSECREPGKRGRKRKYPNTEARCEDCGKVFKNHLFLKIHQRTHTGEKPFKCFACGKSFTQKHTLLVHQRMHTGEKPFVCIVCSKALSTKHSLVDHMNLHTEEKTFSCDKCEKTFSQKRQLKSHYRVHTGKSLPECAHCQRRFMDAAQLKKHMRTHTGEKPFTCEICGKCFTAKSTLQTHIRIHRGEKPYVCNVCNKSFSDASARRRHVASHTGKKPFTCSFCNLSFARLDNLKTHTKTHNKESVVTITTEEAQSGAGVVEEEAGVTTGETEEVRSILQLQQYQLPGHPEQEIQLVVTGDVDNLNNLNFVPSHCGHDQGISIITTTEGGVSEAADQAHSRLTLLTQPSGHMQNVALVTQGSVDHHNQQIQTISVLQDGHMTNGVGVAGQPEQMHVITLSKEDMEHLQAHHGPPQPLHIAPRPGSLPGSVQQLHVMHQQHQHQTLSQLAVTQDQSTILGQMSREQQGQAQAIHINSQSSQPISISQTSEQIPSHHIQGQTFQIQAGTVSYLYTTSLAPP, translated from the exons ATGTCTGAGAAGACCCTAATCACACCCACCTCCCTCACAGCCATTCATTCAACAACACACAAGGACACCATCCTCTGCAAATTTGACAAGCTTAGGAAACGGGAGCTTCTGTGTGACATTACCCTTATCGTAGAAGATGTGCACTTCAAAGCACATAAGGCCCTGTTAGCCGCCAGCAGTGACTACTTCTCCCTCATGTTCACTGCTGAGGAGCAGATCAGCCAGTCTACCTACAGGCTGGACGGCATGGCGGCGGAGACCTTTGGAGCTGTACTAGAGTTCATCTACAGTGCCCAG GTATCTGTGGAGGAGAGTGTTACCGAGCAGCTACTAGACCTGGCCAGACTCCTAGAGGTTAGTGACCTTGTGAAAGCACACATTACCTATCCAGGTGTAGAGGGGAGGGGCCTTAGTAACATCACCTGTCCTGGTTTCGAGGTGAGACCGGAAGTGAACACAGACAGCGGAGAAGGTAAAGGACTGGGAGAAGGGACATCGTCAGCGATTCAGCCAAAACGGAAAAGGGGTCGTCCCAGGAAGAATGAAGTGGACATGTCTGTGAAGACGTTGGAAAAGTCCAATAAACAGGAAGTAAGAAGTGATATCATCAATATCCAGGATGCAGCCAATGAAAAGCAGCAGGTTACAGTTGATGTCACAGTAGACTGTGTAGACCCTGAAGAATGTCTGGTTGAGTCACATGATAAACTGGATTCTCCAATAAGAGACTCTGATGATGCAGACTATGATCCCAGATCAGCCCGTACTAGGCGGCAGAGTAAGAGGAAGATCAGACCGCCGGTGAAATTTAAGGGCTACAGGGTGGGGGACCGGGACGACACTACGTCTGAATGCAGAGAACCAGGGAAGAGGGGCAGGAAGAGAAAATACCCCAACACAGAAGCACGGTGTGAAGACTGTGGGAAAGTGTTCAAAAACCACCTGTTCTTAAAGATACACCAAAGGACTCATACAG GTGAAAAGCCTTTCAAGTGTTTTGCGTGCGGGAAGAGTTTCACACAGAAGCACACCCTCCTGGTTCACCAGCGGatgcacactggagagaaacccttcGTCTGTATCGTCTGCTCTAAAGCCCTGTCCACCAAACACTCACTAGTGGATCACATGAACTTACACACAG AGGAGAAAACATTCAGCTGTGACAAATGTGAAAAGACGTTCAGCCAGAAGAGACAACTAAAGAGCCATTACAGGGTCCATACGGGTAAATCTTTACCAGAATGTGCACACTGTCAACGTAGGTTCATGGATGCAGCTCAACTGAAGAAGCACATGAGAACTCACACAG GTGAGAAGCCTTTCACTTGTGAGATCTGTGGGAAGTGTTTTACAGCCAAGAGCACACTACAGACGCACATCAGGATTCACAG AGGAGAGAAGCCATATGTCTGTAACGTCTGCAACAAGTCATTCTCCGACGCCAGTGCCAGGCGACGTCACGTAGCCTCCCATACCGGAAAGAAGCCCTTCACCTGCTCCTTCTGCAACCTCTCCTTCGCTCGCCTGGACAACTTGAAGACCCACACCAAAACCCACAACAAGGAGAGCGTAGTCACCATCACCACCGAGGAGGCTCAGAGCGGGGCCGGGGTCGTGGAAGAGGAGGCTGGGGTCACCACAGGGGAAACGGAGGAG GTACGCAGCATCCTACAGCTCCAGCAGTACCAGCTACCTGGTCACCCAGAGCAGGAGATCCAGCTGGTTGTGACTGGAGATGTGGATAATCTAAACAACCTCAACTTTGTGCCCAGTCACTGTGGACATGACCAGGGCATCAGCATTATTACTACAACAGAGGGTGGGGTCTCTGAGGCGGCAGACCAGGCCCACTCCAGACTGACCCTCCTTACCCAGCCGTCAGGACACATGCAAAACGTGGCATTGGTCACGCAG GGCAGCGTGGACCATCACAACCAGCAGATCCAGACTATCAGCGTGCTGCAGGACGGACACATGACCAACGGGGTTGGGGTCGCAGGGCAGCCTGAACAGATGCATGTCATCACTCTATCCAAGGAAGACATGGAGCACCTTCAGGCCCACCACGGGCCACCCCAGCCCCTGCACATAGCACCCAGGCCTGGCTCCCTCCCTGGCTCTGTACAGCAGCTCCACGTCATGCACCAGCAGCACCAGCACCAGACCCTCTCTCAGCTGGCTGTCACCCAGGACCAGAGCACCATACTGGGGCAGATGAGCAGAGAGCAGCAGGGTCAGGCCCAGGCTATCCACATCAACAGCCAGAGCAGCCAGCCCATCTCAATCAGTCAGACCAGTGAACAGATCCCAAGCCACCATATCCAGGGCCAGACCTTCCAGATACAGGCTGGTACTGTCTCCTACCTCTACACCACCAGCCTAGCTCCGCCATAG
- the LOC115172246 gene encoding syntaxin-11 isoform X2: MRDRLVDLKGVAPASSDMDEGGQGQGTDDKEQLEHQSVVFEGEEMMDSIFRQVQSMRKEIALLRLDVKRLGKQNTRFLTSVRRISSIKRDSNALAKGIKTRGEGIYTRLEKIGMQHKQLEEEHGAHSALVRMVRSQYVSLTGAFHEAMSEYNQAEMGQRENCKTRIQRQAKIMGKEVTGDQIEEMVETGKWNVFSDNLLADGRTARSALTEIENRHKELVELESRIKDIHELFFQMALLVEEQGAMVDNRGQRSRNNRLRRQGPGSDQTGGEVQEEQPL; encoded by the exons ATGAGAGACAGACTGGTTGACCTGAAGGGGGTGGCCCCCGCTTCTTCAGACATGGACGAGggaggtcagggtcagggcactGATGACAAGGAACAGCTGGAGCACCAGTCAGTGGTGTTCGAAGGCGAAGAGATGATGGACAGCATCTTCAGACAGGTCCAGTCAATGAGGAAGGAGATCGCTCTGCTCCGGCTGGATGTGAAGCGCCTGGGCAAGCAGAACACCCGATTCCTCACCTCTGTCCGGCGGATCAGCTCCATCAAACGAGACTCCAATGCCCTGGCCAAGGGCATCAAGACCCGGGGGGAGGGCATCTACACACGGCTGGAGAAGATTGGCATGCAGCACAAACAGCTGGAAGAAGAGCATGGTGCCCATTCTGCTCTGGTCCGCATGGTGCGTTCTCAGTATGTTTCTCTCACCGGGGCCTTCCACGAGGCCATGTCTGAGTACAACCAAGCGGAGATGGGCCAGAGGGAGAACTGCAAGACCCGGATCCAGCGCCAGGCAAAGATAATGGGCAAGGAGGTGACCGGAGATCAGATTGAGGAGATGGTCGAGACGGGTAAGTGGAACGTGTTCTCCGACAACCTCCTGGCGGACGGGCGGACGGCGCGATCAGCGCTTACGGAGATCGAGAACCGGCACAAGGAGCTGGTTGAGCTGGAGAGTCGGATCAAGGAC ATCCATGAGCTGTTCTTCCAGATGGCTCTGCTGGTGGAGGAACAGGGGGCCATGGTGGACAACAGAGGCCAACGTAGTCGCAACAACAGACTTCGTAGGCAAGGCCCAGGCTCAGATCAAACTGGCGGTGAAGTACAAGAAGAACAACCCCTGTAG